The proteins below are encoded in one region of Catharus ustulatus isolate bCatUst1 chromosome 21, bCatUst1.pri.v2, whole genome shotgun sequence:
- the PDCL gene encoding phosducin-like protein: MTTADDKLLGEKLQYYYSSSEGEDEDSEKEDKEGESNIPESVGEVELSSDGSAVNTGPKGVINDWRRFKQLETEQRQEQRREMERLIKKLSMTCRSHLDEEADKQKQKELQEKINGKMTLQEYNMIHNDEDDEEFLQRYRKQRMEEMRQQLYSGQQFKQVFDITSGEAFLDTVDKEHKSTLIMIHIYEDDIPGTESLNGCMICLAAEYPTVKFCRVKSSLIGASTRFTNNALPALLVYKAGELIGNFVRITDQLGEDFFAVDLEAFLQECGLLPEKDVLLLTSIHNPSACYSEDSDLEID, translated from the exons ATGACTACTGCAGATGATAAACTGCTTGGTGAGAAGCTGCAGTATTATTACAGCAGCAGCGAGGGTGAGGATGAAGACAGTGAGAAGGAGGATAAAGAAGGGGAGAGCAACATTCCTGAAAGTGTGGGCGAGGTGGAGCTCAGCAGCGATGGCAGCGCTGTCAACACAG GTCCCAAGGGAGTCATTAATGACTGGCGGAGGTTTAAACAGCTGGAGACGGAGCAGCGGCAGGAGCAGCGCAGGGAGATGGAGAGGCTCATCAAGAAGCTGTCCATGACCTGCAGGTCTCACTTGGATGAGGAGGCTGacaagcagaagcagaaagagcttcaggaaaaaatcaATGGAAAG aTGACTTTACAAGAATACAACATGATCCAcaatgatgaggatgatgaggaatTCTTGCAGCGCTACAGGAAGCAGCGGATGGAGGAGATGAGGCAGCAGTTGTACAGTGGGCAGCAATTCAAGCAGGTGTTTGACATCACCAGTGGAGAAGCATTTCTGGACACCGTGGACAAAGAGCACAAGAGCACACTGATCATGATCCATATCTATGAAGATGATATCCCTGGCACTGAATCCTTGAACGGCTGCATGatctgcctggctgctgagtACCCAACAGTGAAATTCTGCAGAGTGAAGAGTTCACTCATTGGGGCCAGCACTCGCTTCACTAACAatgccctgccagctctgctggtcTACAAGGCAGGGGAGCTCATTGGCAATTTTGTGCGCATCACTGACCAGCttggagaagatttttttgctgtagACCTGGAGGCTTTTCTGCAGGAATGTGGTTTGCTGCCAGAAAAAGACGTACTGCTCCTGACTTCTATACATAACCCATCTGCATGTTACAGTGAAGACAGTGATCTAGAAATAGACTGA
- the PTGS1 gene encoding prostaglandin G/H synthase 1 isoform X1 has product MGGGCRARAPPAAGLRLLLAHAVLFCAAGSAAGTGSVNPCCYFPCQNQGVCVRVGLRGYECDCTRTGYYGVNCTSPEFWTRLHNLLKPSPAFYHFILTHFKWFWDIINSTFIRDTLMRLVLTVRANLIPSPPTFNSDYGYISWEAYANVSYYTRVLPPVPDDCPTPMGTKGKLQLPDPELLAERFLLRQKFEADPRGTNMMFAFFAQHFTHQFFKTSGKMGRGFTKALGHGVDLGHLYGDNLQRQHQLRLFRDGKLKFQVVDGEVYPPMVTEAPVHMVYPSGVPKEQQLAVGQEVFGLLPGLCVYATLWLREHNRVCDLLKRDHPTWSDEQLFQTARLILIGETIKIVVEDYVQHLSGYYLSLKFDPELLFGSQFQYRNRIAVEFNQLYHWHGLMPDSFIIQGQEYSYKQFLYNTSMLTDYGVEALVESFSKQIAGRIGGGQTINANVLHVAIGVIKESRQLRLQPFNEYRKRFGMKPYKSFQELTGEEEKAAELEELYGDIDALEFYPGLLLEKPQPNGIFGESMVEIGAPFSLKGLFGNPICSPEYWKPSTFGGATGFEIVKTASLEKLVCLNVKKCPYVAFHVPDAAEHGSPRAAGSSTEL; this is encoded by the exons TGAATCCCTGTTGCTATTTCCCCTGCCAGAACCAAGGGGTGTGTGTGAGGGTCGGTCTGAGAGGATACGAGTGTGACTGCACACGGACTGGGTACTACGGGGTCAACTGCACCTCCC CTGAGTTTTGGACACGTCTCCACAACCTGCTgaagcccagccctgccttctACCACTTCATCCTGACCCACTTCAAGTGGTTTTGGGACATTATCAACAGCACTTTCATCAGGGACACGCTCATGAGGCTCGTGCTGACAG TTCGTGCCAATCtcatccccagcccccccacTTTCAACTCTGACTATGGTTATATCAGCTGGGAGGCCTATGCCAACGTCAGCTATTACACCCGTGTGCTCCCGCCCGTGCCGGACGACTGCCCCACGCCCATGGGCACCAAAG ggaagctgcagctccctgaccCCGAGCTCCTGGCGGAGAGGTTTCTGCTGCGGCAGAAGTTTGAAGCTGATCCCCGAGGTACCAACATGATGTTTGCCTTCTTCGCCCAGCACTTCACCCACCAGTTCTTCAAGACATCTGGGAAGATGGGACGTGGCTTCACCAAGGCTCTGGGGCACGGG GTAGACCTGGGACATCTGTACGGGGACAACCTGCAGCGCCAGCACCAGCTGCGACTCTTCCGAGACGGGAAGCTGAAATTCCAG gtggtGGATGGAGAGGTGTACCCGCCCATGGTCACCGAGGCCCCGGTTCACATGGTGTACCCGTCGGGCGtgcccaaggagcagcagctggcgGTGGGGCAGGAGGTGTTTGGGCTCTTGCCAGGGCTCTGTGTCTATGCCACGCTCTGGCTGCGCGAGCACAACCGTGTGTGTGACCTGCTCAAGCGGGACCATCCCACCTGGAGCGACGAGCAGCTCTTCCAGACAGCACGGCTCATCCTCATTG GGGAGACCATTAAGATTGTTGTTGAAGACTATGTCCAGCACCTCAGTGGGTACTACCTGAGCCTCAAGTTCGACCCCGAGCTGTTGTTTGGGTCACAGTTCCAGTACCGGAATCGCATCGCGGTGGAGTTCAACCAGCTCTATCACTGGCACGGGCTGATGCCCGACTCCTTCATCATCCAGGGACAAGAGTACAGCTACAAGCAGTTCCTCTACAACACCTCCATGCTCACGGACTACGGCGTGGAAGCACTGGTGGAGTCCTTTTCCAAGCAGATTGCAGGAAGG ATTGGCGGGGGACAGACCATCAATGCCAATGTCCTGCACGTGGCCATTGGGGTCATCAAGGAGTCCCGGCAGCTGAGGCTACAGCCCTTCAATGAGTATCGGAAAAGGTTTGGCATGAAGCCCTACAAGTCCTTCCAGGAGCTGACAG gagaggaagagaaggcagcagagctggaagaacTGTATGGAGACATTGATGCTCTGGAGTTTTATCCAGGCTTGCTGCTCGAGAAACCCCAACCCAATGGCATTTTTGGGGAAAGCATGGTGGAGATCGGAGCTCCATTTTCCCTGAAGGGGCTTTTTGGCAATCCCATCTGCTCCCCAGAGTACTGGAAACCCAGTACATTTGGCGGAGCAACTGGCTTTGAGATCGTTAAGACAGCATCCCTGGAGAAGCTGGTGTGCCTCAACGTGAAGAAGTGCCCGTACGTGGCGTTCCACGTGCCAGACGCTGCGGAGCACGGCAGCCCTCGGGCTGCTGGATCATCTACAGAGCTCTAG
- the PTGS1 gene encoding prostaglandin G/H synthase 1 isoform X2, protein MQRDVGTRSWVWRCSVNPCCYFPCQNQGVCVRVGLRGYECDCTRTGYYGVNCTSPEFWTRLHNLLKPSPAFYHFILTHFKWFWDIINSTFIRDTLMRLVLTVRANLIPSPPTFNSDYGYISWEAYANVSYYTRVLPPVPDDCPTPMGTKGKLQLPDPELLAERFLLRQKFEADPRGTNMMFAFFAQHFTHQFFKTSGKMGRGFTKALGHGVDLGHLYGDNLQRQHQLRLFRDGKLKFQVVDGEVYPPMVTEAPVHMVYPSGVPKEQQLAVGQEVFGLLPGLCVYATLWLREHNRVCDLLKRDHPTWSDEQLFQTARLILIGETIKIVVEDYVQHLSGYYLSLKFDPELLFGSQFQYRNRIAVEFNQLYHWHGLMPDSFIIQGQEYSYKQFLYNTSMLTDYGVEALVESFSKQIAGRIGGGQTINANVLHVAIGVIKESRQLRLQPFNEYRKRFGMKPYKSFQELTGEEEKAAELEELYGDIDALEFYPGLLLEKPQPNGIFGESMVEIGAPFSLKGLFGNPICSPEYWKPSTFGGATGFEIVKTASLEKLVCLNVKKCPYVAFHVPDAAEHGSPRAAGSSTEL, encoded by the exons TGAATCCCTGTTGCTATTTCCCCTGCCAGAACCAAGGGGTGTGTGTGAGGGTCGGTCTGAGAGGATACGAGTGTGACTGCACACGGACTGGGTACTACGGGGTCAACTGCACCTCCC CTGAGTTTTGGACACGTCTCCACAACCTGCTgaagcccagccctgccttctACCACTTCATCCTGACCCACTTCAAGTGGTTTTGGGACATTATCAACAGCACTTTCATCAGGGACACGCTCATGAGGCTCGTGCTGACAG TTCGTGCCAATCtcatccccagcccccccacTTTCAACTCTGACTATGGTTATATCAGCTGGGAGGCCTATGCCAACGTCAGCTATTACACCCGTGTGCTCCCGCCCGTGCCGGACGACTGCCCCACGCCCATGGGCACCAAAG ggaagctgcagctccctgaccCCGAGCTCCTGGCGGAGAGGTTTCTGCTGCGGCAGAAGTTTGAAGCTGATCCCCGAGGTACCAACATGATGTTTGCCTTCTTCGCCCAGCACTTCACCCACCAGTTCTTCAAGACATCTGGGAAGATGGGACGTGGCTTCACCAAGGCTCTGGGGCACGGG GTAGACCTGGGACATCTGTACGGGGACAACCTGCAGCGCCAGCACCAGCTGCGACTCTTCCGAGACGGGAAGCTGAAATTCCAG gtggtGGATGGAGAGGTGTACCCGCCCATGGTCACCGAGGCCCCGGTTCACATGGTGTACCCGTCGGGCGtgcccaaggagcagcagctggcgGTGGGGCAGGAGGTGTTTGGGCTCTTGCCAGGGCTCTGTGTCTATGCCACGCTCTGGCTGCGCGAGCACAACCGTGTGTGTGACCTGCTCAAGCGGGACCATCCCACCTGGAGCGACGAGCAGCTCTTCCAGACAGCACGGCTCATCCTCATTG GGGAGACCATTAAGATTGTTGTTGAAGACTATGTCCAGCACCTCAGTGGGTACTACCTGAGCCTCAAGTTCGACCCCGAGCTGTTGTTTGGGTCACAGTTCCAGTACCGGAATCGCATCGCGGTGGAGTTCAACCAGCTCTATCACTGGCACGGGCTGATGCCCGACTCCTTCATCATCCAGGGACAAGAGTACAGCTACAAGCAGTTCCTCTACAACACCTCCATGCTCACGGACTACGGCGTGGAAGCACTGGTGGAGTCCTTTTCCAAGCAGATTGCAGGAAGG ATTGGCGGGGGACAGACCATCAATGCCAATGTCCTGCACGTGGCCATTGGGGTCATCAAGGAGTCCCGGCAGCTGAGGCTACAGCCCTTCAATGAGTATCGGAAAAGGTTTGGCATGAAGCCCTACAAGTCCTTCCAGGAGCTGACAG gagaggaagagaaggcagcagagctggaagaacTGTATGGAGACATTGATGCTCTGGAGTTTTATCCAGGCTTGCTGCTCGAGAAACCCCAACCCAATGGCATTTTTGGGGAAAGCATGGTGGAGATCGGAGCTCCATTTTCCCTGAAGGGGCTTTTTGGCAATCCCATCTGCTCCCCAGAGTACTGGAAACCCAGTACATTTGGCGGAGCAACTGGCTTTGAGATCGTTAAGACAGCATCCCTGGAGAAGCTGGTGTGCCTCAACGTGAAGAAGTGCCCGTACGTGGCGTTCCACGTGCCAGACGCTGCGGAGCACGGCAGCCCTCGGGCTGCTGGATCATCTACAGAGCTCTAG